TACAGGCGGTATAGCAGCAGTAGAGAATATCGTAGCCAATATAGGCTCGCTGGGTAGTAGAATGCTACGTGGTGTAAAGCGTGTAGGAGAGATGGGAGAAGAGGCACTAGAAAAATTTATCACCTTTCTGCGCACAGCCTACAGAAATATTACTAAAAACGCGAAACAGTTCTTTGAAGATTTTAAGCAGTGGTTGGATGAGTTGATTGTAGCCGTGAAGAAGAAGCTGGGGTTGGTGGATGAGGTGTTAAAAATCAGCGATGAATCCTTACACTTTTTAAAGACGATGGCAGACGATGCCTTGAAATTGCCAACCAAAGAAAGACCTAAAGCCTGTGGAGTATTAGAGGGTATCGAAACGGTATTTAATTATAGTTATAAGAAAAAACTACCTGCTGGAGTATTTCCTGATGATTTGCATCCTTTGGTAGATAAGTGGGTTAGAGAGATGTGGGAGCTTCATATCAAAGGGAAGTTAAGACTTCCCGAACATCATGGAAAATGTGCGGAAGTCATGAATATTTCTCAATATCTCAAAAAGATAGATCCGAAAGGAAAAATGACGATAGAAGAAGCTAGAAAAGCCCTAGAAGGATTTGTAAGTCATGCGAAGCAGATTACAGATGATATTAGAAAGGGGGAAATTGTATTAAAACATGGAGAATATAAAAAGGCTTGTAATAGTTGTAATCCTCAGCTGAAACATTTTAACATAAAAGAATTTAAAGTTAATTAAACATGGAATTTAATAAGGACGTAACTGAATTGCTTAAAAAAGCTGGTTGGAAAGAAGGTAGGAAGGTATCTCTAAAAGAATTAGAACTGCCACTAGATAATTACCCAAACTTTATAATTGAATTCTTACAAGAATATGGAAATCTAAAGATTGATTGCGAGAAACAAGACTATTCAGATGTAGCGAATGAATTATATCTTGATGCTAGTATTCCAAAGGAAAAATTAGAGGGAGATCATTATATCCCATACTATCAATCAATCATTAAGAGAACTTTTTTTCCTATTGGGCTGTATCTGCCTGACAGCTATGATATCTGCTGCGATGTAGACGGCAGAGTGTATAAGATAGGAGAGTATTGCTTTTATGTAGGTAAGAACTTATACGAAGGAATTGAGAACATATTATTAATGAATACCCTTCAATCTTTACAGTTGGATGAAGATACAGGAAAGTGGTGGAATATGAAAGGAGAGTATGTCCCACTTCCATAAGTGATTTTTCTAATTAAAATGCCGAGTATTTTTGCTCGGCATCCATCCCTTTGTTGGTGTTAGAGCGCAGCGTCACCAACAAACACGATAGAATTTTCTGCTGATTGTTGGTGAATAACACCAACAAAGGGGGAATAGAGTAAATAGATATGAAATACATGAGCGTTTTTCGGCAATCCCTAAATAAATATTTTTCCCTTACCTTTGCCTTAAAACAACTTCATGCGCATACATCTCATAGCTATAGGCGGTGCTATTATGCATCAGATAGCCATTACATCGGTTCGGAAAGGTCATCAGGTGTCAGGTTCGGATGATGTCATTCAAGAACCATCGAGATCTAGACTTTTAGAAGCTGGTATTTTGCCAGAAAAGGAAGGTTTTTTTGCAGAGAATATCACCCCAGATATTGATATGGTCATTCTGGGAATGCATGCGAAGTATGACAATCCAGAATTGGCGAGAGCTATCGAGCTGGGTATTAAGGTGCTTTCTTTTCCTGAGTATATTTACGAAAATAGCAAGGATAAAAAACGTGCTGTGATAGCTGGTAGTCATGGCAAGACGAGTATCACCTCTATGGTTATGCATTGTCTGAAACACCAGAATATGGACTTCGATTATCTAGTCGGCAGCTCGGTGGCTGGTTTTGATTATAGTGTCCGATTGAGCGATGCTCCTATCATAGTCATAGAAGGGGATGAATATCTGGCTAGTCCTATCAATAAGGAACCTAAATTTATTTATTACCATGCTCATATAGCCACTATCAGCGGTATAGAGTGGGATCATATCAATGTATTCAA
The DNA window shown above is from Chitinophagales bacterium and carries:
- a CDS encoding SUKH-3 domain-containing protein, which translates into the protein MEFNKDVTELLKKAGWKEGRKVSLKELELPLDNYPNFIIEFLQEYGNLKIDCEKQDYSDVANELYLDASIPKEKLEGDHYIPYYQSIIKRTFFPIGLYLPDSYDICCDVDGRVYKIGEYCFYVGKNLYEGIENILLMNTLQSLQLDEDTGKWWNMKGEYVPLP